One window of Oryza brachyantha chromosome 12, ObraRS2, whole genome shotgun sequence genomic DNA carries:
- the LOC102709232 gene encoding adenine DNA glycosylase has protein sequence MAKNPKVAKNRRPTRRPRAAPSATDIEDLAAPPGSRAAVGPTSATATAAMRAELLLWYDANRRDLPWRRAATEPGRGEERAYAVWVSEVMLQQTRVPVVVDYYSRWMARWPTVHSLAAATQEEVNEMWAGLGYYRRARFLLEGAKQIIEKGEFPRTASELRRVRGIGDYTAGAIASIAFNEVVPVVDGNVVRVISRLYAIPDNPKESSTVKRFWELTGELVDPSRPGDFNQAMMELGATLCSKTKPGCSQCPVSSHCQALTLSSQNTSLQVTDFPRVVPKAKPRCDFAAVCVVQIAHALDQGVTCTMDMDNLFLLIKRPEEGLLAGLWEFPSVLVSEGKTDAMNRRKEMDKYLRQLLSIDVKRRSSVILREDVGQYVHIFSHIRLTMFVELMILNLEDDAKQLCKEGQDSTKLRFIDENAVESMGLTSGIRKVYNMVKAFKDKRLKEQSQVTTRKRGRGLK, from the exons ATGGCCAAGAACCCCAAGGTGGCCAAGAACCGCCGCCCCACCCGGAGACCTCGCGCCGCCCCCTCCGCGACGGACATCGAGGAcctggcggcgccgccgggttCCAGGGCGGCAGTAGGGCCCACctcggccacggccaccgcGGCGATGCGCGCGGAACTGCTGCTGTGGTACGACGCCAACCGGCGCGACCTGCCATGgcggcgcgccgccaccgagccggGTCGCGGGGAAGAGAGGGCGTACGCGGTGTGGGTGTCGGAGGTGATGCTGCAGCAGACGCGGGTGCCCGTGGTGGTCGACTACTACTCCCGGTGGATGGCCCGCTGGCCCACCGTGCacagcctcgccgccgccacgcagGAG GAGGTGAACGAGATGTGGGCAGGGCTTGGGTACTACCGGAGGGCCCGATTTCTGCTGGAG GGAGCAAAGCAAATTATTGAAAAAGGCGAGTTCCCACGCACAGCATCTGAACTCCGTCGGGTTCGTGGCATTGGGGATTACACAGCAGGCGCCATTGCTTCCATAGCCTTCAATGAG GTTGTCCCTGTTGTGGACGGCAATGTCGTTCGAGTTATCAGCAGGCTTTATGCTATTCCTGATAATCCAAAAGAATCCTCAACAGTGAAGAGATTCTG GGAGCTCACTGGTGAACTGGTTGACCCTTCAAGGCCGGGAGACTTCAACCAAGCAATGATGGAGCTAGGAGCAACACTCTGCAGCAAGACAAAGCCCGGTTGCTCCCAGTGCCCTGTCTCTAGCCACTGCCAGGCGCTCACACTTTCCAGTCAAAACACTTCACTCCAAGTTACTGACTTCCCACGAGTGGTTCCCAAAGCCAAACCACGCTGTGATTTTGCTGCTGTCTGTGTTGTTCAAATTGCACACGCGTTGGATCAAGGTGTGACATGCACGATGGACATGGATAATCTCTTTCTGCTGATCAAGAGGCCAGAAGAGGGCTTGCTCGCTGGGCTCTGGGAGTTCCCATCTGTTCTTGTGAGCGAAGGGAAGACTGATGCGATGAACAGGAGAAAGGAGATGGACAAGTATTTGAGGCAGCTCCTTAGCATAGATGTGAAGCGGAGATCCAGTGTGATCCTCAGGGAAGATGTTGGCCAATATGTTCACATTTTCTCACACATTCGCTTGACAATGTTTGTGGAGCTGATGATTTTGAACCTCGAAG ATGATGCGAAACAATTATGCAAGGAGGGACAAGATAGCACCAAACTGAGATTCATTGATGAAAATGCAGTCGAGTCAATGGGTTTGACATCAGGAATTCGGAAG GTGTACAACATGGTCAAGGCCTTCAAGGACAAAAGGCTGAAAGAGCAGAGCCAAGTAACAACGAGGAAAAGAGGTAGAGGGCTGAAGTAG